tttgattttcttgttaagttgcgtttcaacttcatttttgtattgcctcaatgcgtctattgcttcatctttactattaagtaagtaaatatagcaatatcgagtattgtcgtcaataaaagttatgaaatacttctttccaccgcgagatggtattgatttcatgtcgcaaatatctgtgtgaattaagtctaaaggatttgaatttctttcaactgacttataaggatgtttaacatacttagattccatacatatttgacattttgatttgtcgcattcaaacataggcaatacttccaaattaatcatttttcgcaaggttttataattgacatgacccaaacgtatatgccataattcatttgactcaagtaagtaagtaagaagctgaaattttattattattctcaacaaccgttacattcagcttgaaaaggcccttagtgaggtaaccttttcctattaCAATCTTATCGGATACAAAAACACACTTAAACCcgttcttaacaagaagtccaacAGAGACTAAGTTCTTTCTAATCTATGggacatgaaggacgttgttcaaagtcaccacgttaccagaagtcattttcagaaatatcttcccacatccttcaattttggccgttgcagaatttcccatagaaagcgtctcttcgggtccaacaGGAGCATATGTAGCAAACGCttctctaacagcacaaacatggcgagtgacTCCAGAATCAATtcaccactccttaggatttcccaccaggttgcatttcggtccagaagccttcttcctctttctattattttgaggagtatcctcaacaatgtttgctcccattattgttgagtttccacggcctttcttttcagcagctttgttgtcctcttcgattctcaacctaacaatgagatcttcaagggacatctccttgtgtttgtgtttcaagtagtttttgaagtccttccacaaaggaggcaacttctcaatcatcgctgcaacttggaatgcttcattgatgacaagaccttcaatgaaaattccgttagtaaaaacaatataattaatacttttagtattaatttgacttataccttcagcaaggagatcgtgaataatcacttgcaattcctggacttgggtaataacaaacttgctatctaccattttgtagttcAAAAATTTAGCGGCAACAAATTTCTTTAATCGCAATACGGAGATTGAAGTTATTCACATTCACACTACGGTGTGTTAGAAAGAAGTTGAAAAAAGAATATAGTCGCAGCTTTCTTACCCATCTACAAATTACAAAATGAGCAAAACAAAGACAATTGACTTAATCATACCAATGACTTTGCAGTGTGCATTTACCCAGAAAAATCGGCTAGTTGCATGTGACCTTAGCCAACTGGGCTTCTTATAGTAGCATAGTTTTGATTTGAAGTCAATACATTGGAAATCCTTTTCCAACTCGGTGATTAGATAAAAGTCTAAATGGTAGTATAATTAAAGGGAGTGCCATTGACTATAGCGGATTTGAAGTGTCTAATCGATTAGTTTTTCAAAGTCTACGCAAGCTTTCTTCTTGCTTATCaagtatattgaccaaatccttCAAAATATATAAGGACCTCATTTCTCTTCTTCCTGCTCAGATTCCAAAGCTTAAGATACAATGGGTAGAATTGATTCCTCTAATGAAGTTGAAGATCCTCAGCCAGTGGCCGGTGCCTCGTATCCTGCAAAATATCAAGGAGCTGTACACACACCAACACCAACACTAACAGGAGCTCCGTGGAGCACTGGCTTATTTGATTGTCATTTGGACCAAACTAATGGTAAATTATTTACACTTTTTCTCCTTTAACATGTATATAATCTTAGTGTCAATCAAGTCTTACCCTGGAGTAGTGTATCACGTTAAACTTTCACTGTCAGAGGGTGTGATGGAATGATAAGGATTCCTCATTACTTAACCAGATGTCTCAGTTCGAGGCCTAGGAATATGGTCTGTTTGGTAGGAAGCGATAATTACTCCATAGTGGACTTTTAAGGCACGATTTTGGATTCGTCGGACCAATGAGTATCGGATGTCCGAAGGCtaaagctaaaaaaaaaaaaaaaaaaaaaaaatcaatctctCTTTATCTGGCGGAAGTAATAACGATATTAACATTCTTGTTTGTGTGCAGCTACTACGACAGCATTTTTACCTTGTTTGACGTTCGGGCAGATAGCTGAAGTTCAAGATGCAGGAGAAACGAGTAATTAAatcctcttaaaaatccatttgaaTTCTGTTCAATTGCCTTGTAAAAGTGTATGTTAACTCTTTATGTTTTGGTTGCAGCGTGTCCATTGGGGACTTTCATATACCTCTTGATGATGCCTGCAGTTTGCTCTCAATGGGTTATGGGCTCCAACTATAGAACAAAACTGAGGCGAAGGTACAATCTGGTGGAAGCTCCCTATTCAGATGTTGTTTCTCACATCTTTTGTCCATGTTGTTCACTTTGTCAAGAGTTCAGAGAGCTTCAGATTAGGGGCCTTGATCCAGCTCTAGGTATGAAATCATCCTTAATATTATGGTTTTACTTAGTCACTGGCGAATCTAGGAACTAGAGTCAGTAAAGTCAGAATGAGTTTGGTATAACTATACGTATGCATTTTAGACGCTTTTGAGTATACATAATTCAAGTTAGAAATAATGGTTCAATTGAATCCACATAACTCGTCCTGGATTTGCTTATGTGCTTATTACAAGTAACATTTTAAAGAGAAGCAAACAATTTGCTGACATGTGTGTGTAAAACTTACTGCAGGTTGGAATGGCATACTTGCTCAGCAGCAGTATGGGAATCAGCAAATAAATCAAGCTCCCAAAGTACAATCCATGTCCAAGTAAATTGAAGACTGATTTGTTATTGTTTAATTTAagtttgtaattttattttttcctcatTGTTTCCAAATTCTATTCATGTTTGAAGTTTGCATCCTTTAATTCTAGCACTTTGCTATTGTAATATTTTTCCCATTTCAATCGGATTTTTGATTTTACTGAAAGAAATGCCTCTAGCCCCTATTCCTTGTTTTGGCAAACAAACTGTTAAATGTAGTTCGCCTACGGTCTTAAAATGTCCTAACAAGGCCTTTCAATTGTATCCCTTCTCCGAAAAATTATACGTTGTCcagtttcttttttcttaaatattcacTAATTATTGAGCAAAAATATGACCTTTGGGCGTAACTATGAAAAGAATTACTCCATTGTTTATCTTTTCAATAAAATAGAACATGCAATAAAAACACGTCACCCTTCTTGCATTTTTAACGAAAAAGGGCAGCCCATCGCATTAAGCTCGATAGCGTGGGTCAGGAGAaagccggaccacaagggtcatCTATTGTACgtaaccttaccctgcatttatGTAAGAGACTGTTTTAACGGCTCGAACTCATGACCTCATGATATTTTtaacaaaaagaataaaaaaaaattaggtgCAAGTGCAACTATCTTCTCTTTCTATTTAATAAAATGAAGTATCTTTTACATAGTCAACAATGATTTTTTTATTAATTCCAGATGGATAAAATTCAGCAGCTCGTGCCTGCTAATTCTAATTGTAATAACTTGTCCATTAATTAGTCGAAGAACTACGTGGTAGTCGCCATAGGAAAAAAGGGAAATGACAAAATATGTTACTAGCGATTAGATATAGATTTAGTtgaaatatgtttttttttttttttaaattgtattgaaaaatattttttgaagttgaagttgtgtttagACTTTGGACAtgaattttatttgaagaaaacttaaaattttatggaTGAAAGAAAAAAATTCACCTATAAACTgtctcaaatcaatttttttgaaacttaaaaaaaaaaaaaattaattatattttatgaataaataatatttttaaaaagttgataaaaaaatagccaaaatcaataggCGAAGGGGAGTTTATCTCCCAAAAAAGGgtaaaatggaaaaataaaaatagtaagtGCTACCCTTTACCCAAatccatatttctatgctccgaatACATTAAAGTACTTGGTTGTCTTGTTCGGAGTTCAAAACTTCAAATACCAGTTAACGGTATCGGGCAGCAACCATTTATAACCGGATAAACCCCCCGCCCCGCCTTTTGCTCTGTTTTCTTTTACGTCCAAAACATTTTGAGGTTTCTCCGATCATAACCCCAAACCCAACACTGCCGGCGGTAATGATTGAGACTAATGGAGGAAACAGAAAATATAGAGGGTCGCCACGTGCAGTAATGACAACCAAAACAGTTGGATGGCCATAAATTGATTACGTTTTTAACTCGTTTTTTGTTGGGGTTGTTGCTTGTAGTAATAAAACTTGCCAACTAAAAACATGAGCTCATTTAAGTTACTCAACCACTTTCTCACCCTCAGGTCGTCTACACCTCTGTTTTACGCTCCATTTCGCTTCACTTTGTGTCGCTCCTATACAGCTATTCGACATTGTTTTTCTTCTCATAAAAACCCTATTTTTCTCTCCTCCCAATCTCGGTTATTCTCTTCTGGTAAGTTTATCGAAACTTGTCGATTTGAGTTCGTCTTTTCTGTGTTTGCTTCTGTGTGCGTATAGATTATCTTAGCCATGTATATGCTATCACCCGATCAAAATGGAGATTCTTCAACTGTATGATTTGGTGATTGAAATTTATTGACATTTTTGGGGGTTGGAAAATGGTTTAGGGACCAGAACTCTGAAATTTTCTGAAACTGGCGGAGTGGAATTCAATGAGATTGATTTTCTTGCCGTGTGGTATGGCATTGTTTATCAATTAAGGTTAGACTTTGCTCAAGCAATCTTAGCAACTGAGTTTTATTAGTATTAATTAGTAGTACGAAATGACTAATTTTGCAAACTAGTAAATGAATCAGAAACATGGAAAGAAAAAATAGTACGTATTGGCTCCTTTCAAAATTTAATGTATTTGATTGGCTCTTTTACTCCCATGAAATTCTTTGAAGATAATATATCTAGTGTATAAGGTTAGActtttttgatttgtttttgttTCCCTTTCTATTTGATCTCTTAAATGCGTTTGATGGCAAGTTGCATCTGGAACAATCTTCTGTATTCTTGGTGTACTTTTTGTATTGTTTGCTGATTATCACACGCAAAGGTACAGTATTGATCCAGGATCGTGCTGCATATCTCCTGTTCTTTTGTGCTTCAAAAAGTTAGAGATGGCTGATACTGATGAAAATTTAGATAATTTTCGTTTGCCTACTTTCATATTACAGCTTCAAATATTAGTATCTATATGGAGCTGGTTAAAGAAGTTGCCAGCAAGGGACCTGAGTCCCAGGAGAATATTGCAATACGAGCTGATGAGAAGAGCTATACTTACCTTCAACTGATATCATCTGCAAGGAGGACATCAAATTTGTTAAGCAACCTAGATCTTAAAATTGTGAGTTTTCACATATTAActccaaaataatttaaagttgcATCTGTCTTCCTTTGGTTATAACTTGAATGGAGAATGCTTTCTAGTTTGTCAAGACACTGTTTTTTTTCTCCTGTTTACATTGTTCTTCCAATTTCGTAGCCATCTAGATATTTGTCCTTTCCTGCATTGCGTTACTATTCAAATGCTTCCACCTTTTTAGGGCAATGGCATAAAAAGAAATGTGGATCTTGATGGAGCAAGAGTAGGAATTGTAGCCAAACCCTGTGCTGAGTTTGTTGCTGGAATACTAGGGACTTGGCTAAGTGGAGGTGTTGCAGTCCCTCTTGCGTTAAGTTACCCGGAAACCGAACTGCTACATGTGATGAACGACTCGGTTTGTCCATGAATCTTCTTTCTGTCATTGCTGCTCAGCTTTTCCATGACTCACGAGATATTTGAGATACATAGACGATGATGTGTTACCCTTTCTCATACTTAACATAAATAATATAGCTTGCATTTGTCTTCTGGTTATTCTTCTAACCTCATACAATTAGGTCATCTTCAATCAGGTTGAATATTTCCTTCCACTGCATCTACCAGAACACAAGGTCCTGGCCACTTATTCTCttgtttcatgatttacaaaaATCCTTGTACAAATTTGATCTGTAGGACATCTCCGTAATTCTGAGTACTGAAGACCACCAAGAACTTATGAACACAATTGCAGTTAAAACTGGTGCCTGTTTGTCTCTTATTCCTCCTATTCCTGATGCCGATTTATCGACCAAGCATGACCCTCCAAAAGATATGGTGTCTGATGGTCCTAGAAATTTGCCAGAAATGACAAACTGTGGTGAGATAAAGGAACTGTTATGTGTCTTTTGATAGGGTTGTTTATTTCTGCATTGAGATTGTTAGAGCTCATCAACAATCCTTTTTAATGTTACCTTGCAGGTGAGGATCCAGCTATGATCTTGTACACCAGTGGTACAACAGGGAAACCAAAAGGAGTAGTCCATACACACAAAGGAATTTTAGCTCAGGTTCTTGTCTGTTCAAGATTTAATGTTCTGTATTCTGGTCCTATTAGGAAGTTGTGATAAAGACGACTTTTAAGTTGTTTCTGCCTGGTTGTTTCTTATTAACTTACCTGCTGGGAGATGATACTTTATGTTGGAAATGGTTTGACTATGGATATATTTAATATGCTTCATTCATCTGCTTCTCTGTTACATTTTGCTTTCATGTTCTGTTGGCAACTTGATATGCTATAAATTAAGGCCCagtagatgccatgcctaccaGAGAGCTTGGTCGTGGCTGGTAAATTACACAATTTGCTTTGAATTTTCTTGATCTTCTGTAGTTAGAGAATTTCTATCTAATCTATCAATTCTTAGGATCAGATATTCTGATTATACTTGTGTCAGTGCATCTATTGCTGAGAGATGATACCACCTAGGAttaaatatgatgaagagttTATGATCTCTCTGACTTGCATAACTAATCTTTTCTTTTCAACCGTCAGTAATTTGGGAGGTTGAAGGTTCTCTTGATTGGAAGTTATTAGTTACTAGAAAGTCAACCTTATGGATCTCAGATTTCTGGAAGTTAACTATTTCCGTCTTTATACTGTTTCAGATTCAAATTTTAGCAGAGGCATGGGAGTACATGTCCAAGGACCAATTTCTGCACTGTTTGCCACTTCATCATATCCTCAGCTGCATTATTTTTTTCTCGGATATGTTATGTTGGTGTTTCATTCCTTTGCATTGTTATTTATCTAATGGGATATAAATAATGTGATGGAAAGTCTTATATTTTTCTGATCCTTAACTTGTACCTTACATGTGCATGGGCTCTTCAATGCATTACTTGCCCCTCTTTATGCTGGTTCCACGGTAATTACTAAAAGAGAGTTCACAACATCAAACTTGTTTCTCCAGCAGCATATGTGCCGTTTGGACAGGATTTTCATGCTACTGCATCTGCTTTTCTTTTAAGGTCGACTTTATGCCAAAATTCAGTGTGAGGGGGATTTGGCAGAAATGGCGTGAATCTTATCCTACAGATGGGACTAAAACTGATAATGCTATAACAGTGTTCACTGGAGTAAGTCGTTCTTTTACTCAATATAGTTCcgttgaaaaaaaaaaatgaaatatggtTGCCACGAGTTGGCATATTACTTATCTGGTACATTGTTTATACATGAGCTTTCGTTCTTAAGCTTGCCAGGGAAGATCATTCACTAACGAGTTTCCTTAGTTGCTTGCCATGTGCTTGAACCAGAATAGCATGCCATCGTCTCCTTTTCCTCCTTCCTCGATGTGGAGACTTTTACAATAAAACCTCTATGTAATGTCAGATCTCCAAAGTGTTCATGATTTTATGGTCATAGCTT
This DNA window, taken from Nicotiana tabacum cultivar K326 chromosome 4, ASM71507v2, whole genome shotgun sequence, encodes the following:
- the LOC107800203 gene encoding putative CoA ligase CCL8 isoform X2; translation: MSSFKLLNHFLTLRSSTPLFYAPFRFTLCRSYTAIRHCFSSHKNPIFLSSQSRLFSSASNISIYMELVKEVASKGPESQENIAIRADEKSYTYLQLISSARRTSNLLSNLDLKIDISVILSTEDHQELMNTIAVKTGACLSLIPPIPDADLSTKHDPPKDMVSDGPRNLPEMTNCGEDPAMILYTSGTTGKPKGVVHTHKGILAQIQILAEAWEYMSKDQFLHCLPLHHVHGLFNALLAPLYAGSTVDFMPKFSVRGIWQKWRESYPTDGTKTDNAITVFTGVPTMYTRLIQGYEAMDPELKAASASAARHLRLMMCGSSALPLPVMQQWETITGHRLLERYGMTEFVMAISNPIKGKRKGGTVGKPFSGVQAKILLDDESGSDKTGVGELCIKSPSLFNEYWRLPEVTKQSFTDDGFFKTGDAVTVDEDGYYIILGRTNADIMKVGGYKLSALEIEAVLLEHPAISECCVLGLPDKDYGEVVCAIVIPDPELKRKRDEELKPALSLQELSDWAKERLAPYKIPSRLFVWDSLPRNAMGKVNKKELKRKLADDPK
- the LOC107800203 gene encoding putative CoA ligase CCL8 isoform X1, whose translation is MSSFKLLNHFLTLRSSTPLFYAPFRFTLCRSYTAIRHCFSSHKNPIFLSSQSRLFSSASNISIYMELVKEVASKGPESQENIAIRADEKSYTYLQLISSARRTSNLLSNLDLKIGNGIKRNVDLDGARVGIVAKPCAEFVAGILGTWLSGGVAVPLALSYPETELLHVMNDSDISVILSTEDHQELMNTIAVKTGACLSLIPPIPDADLSTKHDPPKDMVSDGPRNLPEMTNCGEDPAMILYTSGTTGKPKGVVHTHKGILAQIQILAEAWEYMSKDQFLHCLPLHHVHGLFNALLAPLYAGSTVDFMPKFSVRGIWQKWRESYPTDGTKTDNAITVFTGVPTMYTRLIQGYEAMDPELKAASASAARHLRLMMCGSSALPLPVMQQWETITGHRLLERYGMTEFVMAISNPIKGKRKGGTVGKPFSGVQAKILLDDESGSDKTGVGELCIKSPSLFNEYWRLPEVTKQSFTDDGFFKTGDAVTVDEDGYYIILGRTNADIMKVGGYKLSALEIEAVLLEHPAISECCVLGLPDKDYGEVVCAIVIPDPELKRKRDEELKPALSLQELSDWAKERLAPYKIPSRLFVWDSLPRNAMGKVNKKELKRKLADDPK
- the LOC107800203 gene encoding putative CoA ligase CCL8 isoform X3, which translates into the protein MELVKEVASKGPESQENIAIRADEKSYTYLQLISSARRTSNLLSNLDLKIGNGIKRNVDLDGARVGIVAKPCAEFVAGILGTWLSGGVAVPLALSYPETELLHVMNDSDISVILSTEDHQELMNTIAVKTGACLSLIPPIPDADLSTKHDPPKDMVSDGPRNLPEMTNCGEDPAMILYTSGTTGKPKGVVHTHKGILAQIQILAEAWEYMSKDQFLHCLPLHHVHGLFNALLAPLYAGSTVDFMPKFSVRGIWQKWRESYPTDGTKTDNAITVFTGVPTMYTRLIQGYEAMDPELKAASASAARHLRLMMCGSSALPLPVMQQWETITGHRLLERYGMTEFVMAISNPIKGKRKGGTVGKPFSGVQAKILLDDESGSDKTGVGELCIKSPSLFNEYWRLPEVTKQSFTDDGFFKTGDAVTVDEDGYYIILGRTNADIMKVGGYKLSALEIEAVLLEHPAISECCVLGLPDKDYGEVVCAIVIPDPELKRKRDEELKPALSLQELSDWAKERLAPYKIPSRLFVWDSLPRNAMGKVNKKELKRKLADDPK
- the LOC107800202 gene encoding protein PLANT CADMIUM RESISTANCE 8-like, which gives rise to MGRIDSSNEVEDPQPVAGASYPAKYQGAVHTPTPTLTGAPWSTGLFDCHLDQTNATTTAFLPCLTFGQIAEVQDAGETTCPLGTFIYLLMMPAVCSQWVMGSNYRTKLRRRYNLVEAPYSDVVSHIFCPCCSLCQEFRELQIRGLDPALGWNGILAQQQYGNQQINQAPKVQSMSK